In Lactococcus garvieae subsp. garvieae, the following proteins share a genomic window:
- a CDS encoding DUF1934 domain-containing protein → MEIIIRNRIVIDGQEEFIRETFEGDVKKLGNKIALYYKNAEEEKVLIKFDDKELSMTRYAEKPVVMRFHKELPTHTLYEGLGRLEILTDGFHMNEELKHVKLKYRLAQNDIPIGEYRMRIDWKMS, encoded by the coding sequence ATGGAAATTATTATTCGGAATCGTATTGTTATTGATGGACAAGAAGAATTTATTCGTGAAACTTTTGAAGGGGATGTGAAAAAGTTAGGGAATAAAATTGCATTATATTATAAGAATGCTGAAGAAGAAAAAGTCTTGATAAAGTTTGATGACAAAGAGTTGAGCATGACTCGTTACGCTGAAAAACCAGTTGTCATGCGTTTTCACAAAGAACTTCCGACACACACTCTTTATGAGGGCTTAGGGCGTTTGGAGATTTTGACAGATGGTTTTCATATGAATGAAGAGTTAAAACATGTGAAGTTGAAGTACCGTTTAGCTCAAAATGATATCCCTATTGGGGAGTATCGAATGAGAATTGATTGGAAAATGAGTTAA
- a CDS encoding DUF998 domain-containing protein, producing MKKILLPEELYDQLELSGEKEIEVVENNKNSFTIRAKTPHKREEAARVFLIPTALSTLLFFVASQVMGLSQIKLSGTASISTGVLVIANTIALTSFIIAFIKKRKELYHTMLPRVYWRTFPSVILSVFIIVTLGLVALFWFLNQLFYGLSFDVFTSMLIFAIFSGILNYLLIFAVDTFSIQMMINMLIMVSVGGLVASMAANNNQYWWQKNFSLLGTSESNTSLQFNMTLVVSAALMIALFDYIFVSIREKLGHRIRFMILQILLTLCAISIALVGLIPNNGDGLAHIMHDVAAQLIVLFMSLSILGIRWFLPDLDKNMYRISYGLAGLIVFGYFLWHPFYYLNLTAFEILSFSLSFAWIMLLINTLVRILFNPRVVYQVDIVKDVEKITEK from the coding sequence ATGAAAAAAATATTACTCCCTGAGGAACTGTACGACCAGCTGGAGTTGTCAGGTGAAAAGGAAATCGAAGTCGTTGAAAATAATAAAAATAGCTTCACCATACGTGCAAAAACACCCCACAAGAGAGAAGAGGCAGCGCGGGTCTTTCTGATCCCCACAGCGCTTAGTACACTCCTCTTTTTTGTTGCCAGTCAGGTAATGGGTCTGAGTCAGATTAAACTTTCAGGAACAGCTTCAATCTCGACGGGGGTTTTAGTTATTGCCAATACAATCGCTTTGACCTCCTTCATCATTGCTTTTATTAAGAAGCGCAAAGAGCTTTATCATACCATGTTGCCGCGCGTGTACTGGCGAACTTTTCCCTCTGTTATTCTTTCTGTTTTTATTATCGTCACGCTAGGATTAGTTGCCTTATTTTGGTTCTTGAACCAGCTTTTTTATGGCTTGAGTTTTGATGTTTTTACATCCATGTTGATTTTTGCAATCTTTTCTGGCATTTTAAATTACTTGTTAATTTTCGCTGTAGACACATTCTCTATCCAAATGATGATCAACATGCTTATTATGGTTTCTGTCGGTGGACTTGTGGCAAGTATGGCCGCCAACAATAACCAATACTGGTGGCAAAAGAACTTTAGCCTTTTAGGAACGAGTGAATCCAATACAAGCTTACAGTTTAATATGACTTTGGTTGTTTCGGCTGCCTTGATGATTGCTTTATTTGATTATATATTTGTATCGATTCGTGAAAAATTAGGACATCGTATACGATTTATGATTTTGCAAATCTTATTAACTTTATGTGCCATTTCTATTGCTTTAGTTGGCCTGATTCCTAATAATGGCGACGGTTTAGCGCACATTATGCACGATGTGGCAGCTCAGCTCATTGTCTTGTTTATGAGTTTATCAATCTTAGGCATTCGTTGGTTTTTACCTGACTTAGATAAAAACATGTACCGGATTTCTTATGGCTTGGCAGGTCTGATTGTTTTTGGTTATTTTTTATGGCATCCGTTCTATTATCTGAACTTAACTGCATTTGAAATTCTTTCCTTTAGCCTATCCTTTGCATGGATTATGCTCTTGATTAATACATTAGTAAGGATATTGTTTAATCCACGTGTTGTTTATCAAGTTGACATCGTAAAAGACGTAGAAAAAATCACAGAAAAATAA
- a CDS encoding diacylglycerol/lipid kinase family protein — MKEVKVFYNEKSGKNDENEVLNTIKKIFGKEENKASHVEYINPDSPEDAVRLAKKASQENTDLVVALGGDGTINKVCGGVFEGGSKSILGIVPNGTVNNLSKSLHIPQDIEAALQNLNEGKLQKFDIAKVNDDYMISSLTLGILADIAQNVSSSEKKKFGPFAYLKDAYKVIRHNKSYRIELKYNGKTKALKTKLLLITMTDTIGGRQALSLDAKVDDGLIRVYSLKEINLLKILFHLNKLRKGQLEDFMEITYFDTEHLEISAQSNKKQDIPYSRIDGDKSSPLPLDITVYRKGLTTVVPK; from the coding sequence ATGAAAGAAGTAAAAGTATTTTATAATGAAAAATCAGGAAAAAATGACGAAAACGAAGTATTAAATACAATTAAAAAAATTTTTGGAAAAGAAGAAAACAAAGCCTCTCATGTGGAATATATCAATCCAGATAGCCCAGAAGATGCCGTACGTTTAGCTAAAAAAGCAAGTCAAGAAAACACAGATCTTGTAGTGGCCCTTGGGGGAGATGGAACGATTAATAAAGTGTGTGGTGGTGTATTTGAGGGAGGCAGTAAATCTATCTTAGGTATCGTTCCCAATGGTACGGTCAATAACTTGTCAAAATCACTCCATATTCCTCAGGATATAGAGGCTGCCTTACAAAATCTCAATGAGGGCAAGTTACAAAAATTTGATATTGCTAAAGTCAACGATGATTATATGATTTCCAGTTTAACATTAGGGATCTTGGCAGATATTGCTCAAAACGTGAGCAGCTCGGAGAAGAAAAAATTTGGACCCTTTGCTTACTTGAAGGATGCTTATAAAGTTATCCGCCATAATAAAAGTTATCGTATTGAGCTCAAATATAATGGCAAAACGAAAGCCTTAAAAACGAAATTATTATTAATTACGATGACCGATACGATTGGCGGAAGACAGGCCTTGTCCCTTGATGCTAAGGTAGACGATGGTCTTATCCGAGTATATTCATTGAAAGAAATTAATTTACTTAAAATTTTATTCCATCTTAATAAGTTACGCAAGGGCCAACTCGAAGATTTTATGGAAATTACTTATTTTGACACAGAACACTTAGAAATAAGTGCCCAATCTAATAAAAAACAAGACATTCCCTATTCAAGAATCGATGGAGATAAAAGCTCGCCGCTTCCGTTAGACATAACAGTATACCGTAAAGGTTTAACTACGGTAGTGCCTAAGTAA
- the rplU gene encoding 50S ribosomal protein L21 gives MSNYAIIKTGGKQVKVEEGQVIYVEKLNVEAGQTVTFDEVVLVGGATTKVGAPLVSGATVVGEVEKHGKQKKVVTFQYKPKKHSHRKQGHRQPYTKVVIKSINA, from the coding sequence ATGTCAAACTACGCAATCATCAAAACTGGTGGTAAACAAGTCAAAGTTGAAGAAGGACAAGTTATCTACGTTGAAAAACTTAACGTTGAAGCTGGTCAAACTGTAACTTTTGATGAAGTTGTTCTTGTCGGCGGTGCTACTACTAAAGTTGGTGCTCCACTCGTTTCAGGTGCAACAGTTGTCGGTGAAGTTGAAAAACATGGTAAACAAAAGAAAGTTGTTACTTTCCAATATAAACCTAAAAAACACTCACACCGTAAACAAGGTCACCGTCAACCTTACACTAAGGTTGTTATCAAATCAATCAACGCTTAA
- a CDS encoding ribosomal-processing cysteine protease Prp produces the protein MIEAVIRTKRDKIVSYEISGHAESGEYGHDVVCAAVSVLSITTANNLYEMAKIKPIANMEDGYLYVEIPLSTPERQGELAQTLLQAFENAMREVTNNYSQYITLKIENGGQYNA, from the coding sequence ATGATTGAAGCGGTTATCAGGACAAAGCGAGATAAAATAGTTTCCTATGAAATCTCTGGGCATGCTGAATCAGGTGAATATGGCCACGATGTGGTCTGTGCAGCTGTGAGTGTGTTGTCAATTACAACAGCAAACAATCTTTATGAAATGGCAAAGATTAAACCTATTGCCAACATGGAAGATGGTTATCTTTATGTTGAAATACCTTTGAGTACTCCTGAAAGACAAGGCGAATTGGCTCAAACACTTCTCCAAGCTTTTGAAAATGCTATGCGAGAAGTAACAAATAATTACAGCCAATACATTACACTTAAAATTGAAAATGGAGGGCAATATAATGCTTGA
- the rpmA gene encoding 50S ribosomal protein L27: MLELNLQLFAHKKGGGSTSNGRDSQAKRLGAKASDGELVSGGSILFRQRGTHIHPGANVGRGGDDTLFAKIEGHVKFEMKRGKKHVSVYPAVAK, encoded by the coding sequence ATGCTTGAACTTAATCTGCAACTCTTCGCCCACAAAAAAGGTGGGGGTTCTACTTCCAATGGTCGTGACTCACAAGCTAAACGTCTTGGTGCTAAAGCATCTGACGGTGAACTTGTAAGCGGCGGTTCAATCCTTTTCCGTCAACGTGGTACACATATCCATCCAGGTGCTAACGTTGGTCGTGGTGGCGATGACACTCTCTTCGCTAAAATCGAAGGACACGTTAAATTTGAAATGAAACGTGGTAAAAAACACGTTTCAGTTTACCCAGCAGTAGCTAAATAA
- the ald gene encoding alanine dehydrogenase, producing MKIAVVKDLKQGEARVGMTPENVKILVEAGHTLYVENNAGFGAGFPNEQYIAAGAEIVEREKAWEAELMVRVKEPLEEEYQYLKEGQIIWGFLHLPANKACVEKMIEMNVTAFSAENIAADGIFPLLKPLSAIAGRRAVNIGQYYLEKQHGGQGILLPGIPESGVEAGHIVIFGGGTAAENAADIALSIGCSVLILELSDTRIQELETRYLGKKLQVVKSTPEALEEHMKKADVFISTILIPGAKPPKLVKEYMVQSMKPGAVIVDIAIDQGGTVETIDHATNHADPVFTRHGIVHYAVPNMPGATPRTSTLVMSKGNIEYLKGIADHGLEEALNLSEPLRSGMSVYKGKIVSSALADSIGLPYTKIK from the coding sequence ATGAAAATTGCTGTAGTAAAAGACTTGAAACAAGGGGAAGCACGTGTCGGAATGACACCGGAAAATGTAAAAATTTTGGTAGAGGCTGGGCATACGCTCTATGTCGAAAATAATGCAGGTTTTGGTGCTGGCTTTCCCAATGAGCAGTATATCGCAGCGGGTGCCGAGATTGTTGAACGTGAAAAAGCTTGGGAAGCAGAACTGATGGTTCGCGTAAAAGAGCCCTTAGAGGAAGAATATCAATACCTTAAAGAGGGGCAAATCATCTGGGGATTTTTACATTTGCCTGCGAATAAAGCGTGTGTTGAAAAAATGATAGAAATGAATGTGACGGCTTTTTCGGCTGAAAATATTGCTGCAGATGGAATTTTTCCATTACTCAAACCTTTGAGTGCCATCGCAGGACGACGTGCCGTGAATATTGGACAATATTATTTGGAAAAACAACATGGGGGACAAGGAATTCTACTCCCAGGCATTCCCGAAAGTGGTGTAGAAGCAGGACATATCGTCATATTTGGTGGGGGGACTGCAGCGGAAAATGCAGCAGATATTGCTTTGAGTATTGGTTGTTCTGTTCTTATTTTAGAGCTTAGTGATACACGTATTCAAGAACTGGAAACACGTTACCTTGGTAAAAAACTGCAGGTCGTAAAGTCAACACCCGAAGCACTTGAAGAGCACATGAAAAAAGCAGATGTTTTTATTTCGACAATTCTGATTCCAGGTGCTAAACCACCTAAGCTTGTGAAGGAGTATATGGTACAGTCAATGAAACCAGGCGCTGTAATCGTTGATATTGCTATTGATCAAGGGGGAACAGTTGAAACTATTGATCATGCAACGAATCATGCAGATCCTGTGTTTACAAGACATGGCATCGTTCATTATGCGGTGCCAAATATGCCAGGGGCCACACCTCGGACTTCAACTTTGGTCATGTCGAAAGGGAATATAGAATACTTGAAAGGGATTGCCGACCATGGTTTAGAAGAAGCACTTAATCTTAGTGAGCCGTTGCGCTCTGGCATGAGTGTTTATAAAGGGAAAATAGTTTCGTCTGCGCTGGCTGATTCGATTGGCCTTCCTTATACAAAAATTAAGTAA
- a CDS encoding PhoH family protein: MARHSVEFKLENPEDAVLLFGSQDKNAQLIESQLAVDINYRGERVQIFADNEVAPEQARKVLQALLVLISRGLPVHSSDAMIAVKMVLEDNIENFITLYEIELTKDAVGTPIRLKNVGQKLYVDSVKQHDVVFGIGPAGTGKTFLAVVMAVQALRNGQVKRIILTRPAVEAGENLGFLPGDLQEKVDPYLRPVYDALFQILGKNATERMMERGIIEIAPLAYMRGRTLDDAFVILDEAQNTTTMQMKMFLTRLGFNSKMIVNGDISQIDLPAKAKSGLIDAKEKLSGLNSIDFVYFTAKDVVRHPVVAQIINAYEKKGE, translated from the coding sequence TTGGCTAGACATTCCGTAGAATTTAAGTTGGAAAATCCAGAAGATGCAGTTTTACTTTTTGGTTCACAGGATAAAAATGCACAGTTGATTGAATCTCAACTTGCTGTTGATATAAACTATCGTGGGGAGCGGGTACAGATTTTTGCTGATAACGAAGTAGCACCTGAGCAAGCACGTAAAGTTTTACAGGCTCTTTTAGTTTTGATTTCTCGTGGGTTACCTGTCCATAGCTCTGATGCGATGATTGCAGTTAAAATGGTGCTTGAAGATAATATCGAAAATTTCATTACACTTTATGAAATTGAGCTCACTAAAGATGCGGTTGGGACACCAATTCGGTTAAAAAATGTGGGGCAAAAGCTCTATGTAGACAGTGTGAAACAGCATGATGTCGTCTTTGGCATTGGCCCTGCTGGGACTGGGAAAACTTTTTTGGCTGTCGTTATGGCCGTCCAAGCATTGCGTAACGGTCAGGTGAAACGGATTATTTTGACACGTCCGGCCGTTGAGGCGGGTGAAAATCTGGGATTCTTACCGGGAGATTTGCAAGAAAAAGTAGATCCTTATCTTCGCCCTGTTTATGATGCACTGTTCCAAATTTTGGGAAAAAATGCAACGGAACGTATGATGGAGCGTGGGATTATTGAAATTGCACCTTTAGCATACATGCGTGGACGTACTTTAGATGATGCCTTTGTTATCTTGGATGAAGCGCAAAACACCACAACGATGCAAATGAAAATGTTCTTGACCCGTTTAGGTTTCAACTCAAAAATGATTGTCAATGGTGATATTTCACAGATTGATTTGCCGGCTAAAGCCAAGTCTGGTTTGATTGACGCAAAAGAAAAGCTTTCTGGTTTAAATAGTATTGATTTTGTCTACTTTACAGCTAAGGACGTCGTTCGTCATCCTGTTGTAGCTCAAATTATTAATGCTTACGAGAAAAAAGGGGAGTAA
- a CDS encoding NUDIX hydrolase, which translates to MSEGYVLDLRKVLGPRPLVVACASIIIYNEEGILLQKRKDTGCWSYHGGSIEPGETAEEAASRELFEEIGLTVENMELFTVCSGEEQHFCYPNGDEVHVVDTVYVSQDFSGQMVFEESEVLDAQWFAFDQLPENIMPSTRTPLLEFAKKMRENTENI; encoded by the coding sequence ATGTCTGAAGGTTATGTTCTCGACTTACGTAAAGTTTTGGGCCCACGTCCACTTGTAGTTGCATGTGCCAGCATAATTATCTATAATGAAGAAGGCATCTTGCTGCAGAAACGTAAGGATACAGGGTGTTGGTCTTATCATGGCGGTTCAATCGAACCTGGAGAAACAGCAGAGGAAGCTGCCAGTAGAGAACTTTTTGAAGAAATAGGTTTGACTGTAGAGAACATGGAGTTATTTACGGTGTGTTCTGGAGAAGAACAGCATTTCTGTTATCCAAATGGTGATGAAGTTCATGTCGTGGATACTGTTTATGTCAGCCAGGATTTTTCAGGTCAAATGGTTTTTGAAGAAAGTGAAGTTTTGGATGCGCAATGGTTTGCCTTTGACCAGTTGCCAGAAAACATTATGCCTTCGACAAGAACACCGCTCTTAGAATTTGCGAAAAAAATGAGAGAGAACACCGAAAACATATAA
- the ybeY gene encoding rRNA maturation RNase YbeY: MYIELVDETEKVSKEIIEQTEKLLSFAADYINLADSKEMSVTFVDNARSQEINLEYREKDVPTDVISLEYKPDEDEFFFDEDMDIPEELMDELDPFIGELFISIDKAAEQAADYGHSLEREYGWLAVHGFLHINGYDHYSPEEEAEMFGLQEEILTAYGLKR, encoded by the coding sequence ATGTATATAGAATTAGTTGATGAAACAGAAAAAGTTTCAAAAGAAATTATTGAGCAAACTGAAAAGTTATTAAGCTTTGCTGCAGATTATATAAATCTCGCCGACTCAAAAGAAATGTCTGTCACTTTCGTGGATAATGCGCGCTCACAAGAAATTAATCTGGAATATAGAGAGAAAGACGTACCTACGGATGTTATCTCGCTTGAATATAAACCTGATGAAGATGAGTTTTTCTTTGATGAAGATATGGATATTCCAGAAGAGTTGATGGATGAGCTTGATCCTTTTATTGGTGAACTCTTTATCTCAATCGATAAAGCTGCCGAGCAAGCAGCAGATTATGGACATTCCCTTGAACGTGAATATGGCTGGTTAGCTGTTCATGGCTTCTTACACATTAATGGTTACGATCATTATTCTCCAGAAGAAGAAGCAGAAATGTTCGGACTTCAAGAGGAGATTTTGACTGCTTATGGACTTAAGAGATAA
- a CDS encoding diacylglycerol kinase family protein translates to MDLRDKEKDVKIFNKEDFADGEVPENTQRKRWKNTNVISSMEFAITGIWTAFKEERNMRKHTLSGVLALILGVALQIQEFEWLFLFLAIFLVFMAELFNSAIENVVDLAADYQFHLRAKRAKDMAAGAVLVISGFAVIVAAFIFLPKIWHLFF, encoded by the coding sequence ATGGACTTAAGAGATAAAGAAAAAGATGTAAAAATTTTCAATAAGGAAGACTTTGCGGATGGCGAAGTCCCAGAGAATACGCAACGCAAACGTTGGAAAAATACAAATGTTATTTCCAGTATGGAGTTTGCAATAACAGGGATCTGGACAGCCTTTAAAGAAGAAAGAAATATGCGCAAGCATACGCTTTCTGGTGTGCTGGCTTTGATCTTGGGCGTTGCTTTACAAATTCAAGAATTTGAGTGGCTTTTCCTTTTCCTTGCCATCTTTTTAGTCTTTATGGCAGAGCTCTTCAATTCGGCTATTGAGAATGTGGTTGATTTGGCTGCAGATTATCAGTTCCATTTGCGCGCCAAAAGAGCCAAAGATATGGCTGCAGGAGCTGTTTTAGTCATTTCTGGTTTTGCCGTGATTGTTGCTGCGTTTATCTTCTTGCCTAAAATCTGGCACCTTTTCTTTTAA
- a CDS encoding ComF family protein, giving the protein MICLLCHAKYTLEPTFHQLFLLKHPSPGLCTSCHEQFQLITPPYCSRCYKTGIKDVCSDCKIWEKEGIIVNHQAVFTYNTAMEDFFSRYKFMGDYRLHHVFHQYFKAEKGYTIVPIPVSKQRFQERGFNQVMALLQPLPFNSLLEKEDGPAQNTLTRVERLNNKNTFTLKAKVKVPDKILLVDDVYTTGRTLQHAISVLKQGGAQEIKTFSLCR; this is encoded by the coding sequence ATGATTTGTTTACTTTGCCATGCTAAGTACACGCTTGAACCCACCTTCCATCAGCTTTTTCTCTTAAAACACCCTTCTCCTGGACTTTGCACAAGCTGTCACGAGCAGTTTCAATTGATTACTCCCCCTTATTGCAGCCGATGTTATAAGACAGGCATAAAGGATGTCTGCTCTGACTGCAAGATTTGGGAAAAGGAAGGAATTATAGTCAATCATCAAGCCGTCTTTACCTATAATACAGCTATGGAAGACTTCTTTAGTCGTTATAAATTTATGGGAGATTATCGCCTACATCATGTTTTTCATCAATATTTCAAAGCAGAAAAAGGCTATACAATTGTTCCAATCCCCGTGAGTAAACAACGTTTTCAGGAGAGGGGGTTTAATCAGGTCATGGCACTCCTGCAGCCCCTTCCCTTTAATTCTCTTCTGGAAAAAGAAGACGGTCCTGCGCAAAATACACTTACCAGAGTTGAACGTCTTAACAACAAAAATACCTTTACTTTAAAAGCAAAGGTAAAAGTACCAGATAAAATTTTACTGGTGGATGACGTTTATACTACCGGACGAACGCTCCAGCATGCGATATCTGTCTTAAAACAAGGTGGAGCTCAGGAAATAAAAACCTTTTCCTTATGTCGTTGA
- a CDS encoding DEAD/DEAH box helicase, giving the protein MDELYGRLLLQKELTKLPDKATLFDGMQDVSKTVMMCNRCGKKIKKKEVLLPVGAYYCPHCIQMGRVRSDEKLYHLPQENFSAASFLNWQGKLTASQQHVSDSLVKLHQQQKTVLVQAVTGAGKTEMIYQSIDNTLKKGKAVGLTSPRIDVCLELYHRLKRDFSCPISLLHGKSEKYSRSPLVIATTHQLMRFRHAFDLLILDEVDAFPFPDNEMLYFALTQARKPSSSLIYLTATTTDNLEKQVKLGQIEKLQLPRRFHGFPLVLPQFFWQSKFYKMVKKQRESGFPLLIFVPEIRQGEKLCQDLQSNFPHEEIAFVASTSLERLEAVERFRQGNISILVSTTILERGVTFPKVDVFVFQSHHYNFTRSSLIQIAGRVGRSTERPEGKVFFFHLGKTTAMLEAYKNIRNMNKAGGFL; this is encoded by the coding sequence ATGGATGAATTATATGGTAGACTCCTTTTACAAAAAGAATTGACGAAACTTCCAGATAAAGCAACACTTTTTGATGGGATGCAAGATGTTTCCAAAACAGTGATGATGTGCAACCGCTGTGGCAAAAAGATCAAGAAAAAAGAGGTCCTTCTCCCTGTTGGTGCTTATTATTGTCCTCATTGTATTCAAATGGGACGTGTTCGCTCGGATGAAAAACTTTACCACCTTCCACAGGAGAATTTTTCAGCAGCTTCTTTTCTCAACTGGCAGGGAAAACTCACAGCATCTCAGCAACATGTATCCGATAGCCTAGTCAAATTGCATCAGCAACAAAAAACAGTACTGGTACAGGCGGTTACTGGTGCAGGAAAAACCGAAATGATTTATCAGAGCATTGATAACACTCTTAAAAAAGGAAAAGCTGTTGGTTTAACTAGCCCGCGTATTGATGTCTGTCTAGAGCTCTATCATCGCTTAAAGAGAGATTTTTCTTGTCCCATCTCGCTTTTGCACGGAAAGAGTGAAAAATACAGCCGCTCACCACTCGTAATTGCAACGACACATCAGCTTATGCGTTTTCGCCATGCCTTTGACTTACTCATTCTTGATGAGGTTGATGCCTTTCCCTTTCCAGACAATGAAATGCTTTATTTTGCGCTGACTCAAGCCCGTAAACCTTCTTCAAGCTTGATTTATCTTACTGCAACCACCACCGATAATTTGGAAAAACAAGTCAAATTAGGACAAATCGAGAAGCTACAGCTTCCACGACGTTTTCATGGTTTTCCTCTGGTACTCCCGCAATTTTTTTGGCAAAGCAAGTTTTACAAAATGGTCAAAAAACAACGCGAATCTGGTTTTCCCTTACTTATCTTTGTTCCTGAAATAAGACAGGGAGAAAAACTCTGCCAAGATTTACAGAGTAATTTTCCTCATGAAGAAATTGCTTTTGTAGCGTCAACAAGTCTTGAACGCTTAGAGGCTGTGGAACGCTTTCGTCAGGGTAATATTTCTATCCTTGTCTCAACGACCATTTTAGAACGTGGTGTAACTTTCCCTAAGGTTGACGTTTTTGTGTTTCAAAGTCACCACTATAATTTCACAAGATCAAGCCTCATCCAAATTGCCGGACGAGTAGGTCGAAGTACCGAAAGACCTGAGGGTAAGGTATTTTTCTTTCATCTAGGAAAAACAACAGCGATGTTGGAAGCCTATAAGAATATCAGAAATATGAATAAAGCAGGAGGGTTCCTATGA
- a CDS encoding YigZ family protein yields MTITIKKDFIAEEEIKKSRFICHLKRVYTEEEARAFISEIKKEHHKANHNCSAFTLGERQEIQRSSDDGEPSGTAGVPMLEILKKREITNVCAVVTRYFGGIKLGAGGLIRAYAGSVGHALDQVGLVKFVPQEQLILTLDYGNYDGLQRFLSAQGLVISESEFLSDVTVKLFVDLDKAEQLLADLIEQFSGKISGAKGEKQLVEVDI; encoded by the coding sequence ATGACAATTACCATAAAAAAGGACTTCATTGCAGAAGAAGAAATCAAAAAATCGCGCTTCATTTGCCATTTGAAGCGCGTTTATACTGAGGAAGAAGCCCGTGCCTTTATTTCTGAAATAAAAAAAGAGCATCATAAGGCAAATCATAATTGCTCAGCCTTTACTTTAGGAGAGCGTCAGGAAATCCAGCGTTCAAGTGATGATGGAGAACCTTCGGGAACGGCTGGTGTACCCATGCTGGAAATTCTTAAGAAAAGAGAAATTACCAACGTTTGTGCAGTTGTGACGCGATATTTTGGGGGAATCAAACTTGGAGCTGGTGGTTTAATTCGTGCCTATGCCGGAAGTGTAGGCCATGCTCTAGATCAGGTCGGTCTGGTCAAATTTGTCCCACAGGAGCAATTAATCTTGACTCTTGATTACGGAAATTATGACGGCCTACAGCGCTTTTTGAGTGCTCAAGGTTTAGTCATCTCAGAGAGTGAATTTCTCTCCGATGTTACGGTCAAGCTTTTTGTTGACTTGGATAAGGCGGAGCAACTTTTAGCTGATTTGATTGAACAATTCAGTGGAAAAATTTCCGGAGCAAAAGGGGAAAAGCAACTTGTAGAAGTTGATATTTAG
- a CDS encoding DUF475 domain-containing protein gives MKIFRSSFIVSIIALIIAYLYAGWDGLMITAILAVLEISLSMDNAIVNARILERMSHAWRKIFLTVGILIAVVGMRLVFPLLIVGVSAKLDPISAMRLALEKGDPSVPGTYGYILHHAHPSIAAFGGMFLLMLALGFFFDQRAHTWLKLPEKVLQQIGHFPAANAIISMIILLLTAEFIAADAHTVLFSGILGIVTYMLVNGFGDMMTEHMPTETAGQATYAVGRAAFSLFLYLEVIDASFSFDGVIGAFAITSDPIIILLGLGVIGAMFVRSLTLYLVEKGTLNELVYLEHGAHWAILTLAILILASIHWEIGEAVTGLLGGIIIVLSFISSIIYNRTH, from the coding sequence ATGAAAATTTTTAGAAGCTCGTTTATTGTTAGTATTATTGCATTGATTATCGCTTACCTCTATGCTGGATGGGATGGTTTAATGATTACCGCTATCCTTGCAGTGTTGGAAATTTCACTTTCCATGGATAATGCCATTGTTAATGCACGTATTTTGGAGCGTATGAGCCATGCTTGGCGTAAAATATTTTTGACGGTAGGGATTTTAATTGCTGTTGTGGGTATGCGCCTGGTCTTTCCGCTTTTGATTGTTGGTGTCTCCGCAAAACTGGATCCGATAAGTGCCATGCGCTTAGCTTTAGAAAAAGGTGATCCTAGTGTGCCAGGGACCTACGGTTATATTTTGCACCATGCGCATCCCTCTATCGCTGCATTTGGTGGCATGTTTCTTTTGATGCTTGCACTTGGCTTTTTCTTTGATCAAAGGGCACATACGTGGCTAAAATTGCCTGAGAAAGTCTTACAACAAATCGGCCATTTTCCTGCGGCAAATGCGATAATTTCAATGATTATTCTTTTATTAACTGCTGAATTTATCGCAGCTGATGCACATACTGTTCTATTCTCAGGTATTTTGGGGATTGTAACTTATATGTTGGTAAATGGCTTTGGCGATATGATGACTGAACATATGCCTACCGAAACAGCAGGTCAGGCCACTTACGCTGTGGGAAGAGCTGCTTTCTCGCTCTTTCTTTATCTCGAGGTTATTGACGCTTCCTTTAGTTTTGATGGTGTTATTGGTGCCTTCGCCATTACTTCAGATCCTATTATTATCCTGCTTGGGCTAGGTGTTATCGGGGCAATGTTTGTCCGTTCATTGACCCTTTACTTGGTAGAAAAAGGGACACTGAATGAACTTGTTTATTTAGAGCACGGTGCGCATTGGGCGATTCTTACCTTAGCCATTCTGATTTTGGCAAGTATCCATTGGGAAATCGGCGAAGCAGTGACAGGTTTACTTGGTGGGATTATTATCGTATTGTCCTTTATCTCAAGCATTATTTACAATCGCACACATTAA